In one Mucilaginibacter sp. PAMB04168 genomic region, the following are encoded:
- a CDS encoding ABC transporter permease — MLKNYFKIAWRNLLKNKVYSFINIMGLALGMAVAMLIGLWIWDEVSFDTYHKDYKTVTRVMNTQTFNGHIGTSEAVAMPLANELRTKFPADFKHVALTSWQQEFVLKAGDKKITGKGLWAEEDLPEMFSIKMLKGDINALKDPSSALITVSLAKSLFGEADPINQTVRINNKTEVKIAGLYEDLPRNTAFREVRILLPWKKFEATENWVKSSAEQWGNHSFALFAQVNNDADIDKINAKIKNIAKAHFKEGNDELQLHPMRKWHLYSEFTNGKVTGGLVRFVWLFGIIGIFVLLLACINFMNLNTARSEKRAKEVGVRKAIGSMRQQIISQFLSESILMSLLAFALSIALVMLALPLFNNLSSKEMSLPWLNPVFWLLALTFTLITGLVSGSYPALYLSSFNPVKVLKGTFKAGRYAALPRKVLVVIQFTVSVMLIIGTIVVYRQIQHAKNRPVGYSRDGLIAVEINTPELEGHYDALREQLLATGAVENMAESSSRSTEVSSNQIGYDWEGMDPGSNPLLGTIAVTHDFGKTIGWQIIKGRDFSRAYAADSSGIILNEAAAKMMGFKEPIGQTINYNGKALTVTGVIKNMIMESPYTAVQPTVFMINYGWISTITIRLKPNMPASEALGKVEAVFKRINPGSPFAYQFTDETYGRKFTAEQRIGNLATFFAILAIVISSLGLFGLASFVAEQRTKEIGVRKVLGASVYNLWNMLSKEFITLVIISCAIAIPIAWYFLNQWLQVYEYRTVISWWVFALSATGALVITLLTVSFQAIKAALANPVKSLRTE, encoded by the coding sequence ATGTTAAAGAACTACTTTAAAATTGCCTGGCGTAATCTGCTCAAAAACAAGGTTTACTCCTTCATCAATATAATGGGCCTGGCGTTAGGTATGGCTGTAGCTATGCTCATTGGTTTATGGATATGGGATGAGGTATCATTTGATACTTACCATAAGGATTATAAAACTGTTACGCGGGTAATGAATACCCAAACTTTCAACGGCCACATAGGCACAAGTGAAGCTGTAGCCATGCCCCTGGCCAACGAATTGCGTACTAAGTTTCCGGCCGATTTTAAACATGTGGCCTTAACATCGTGGCAGCAGGAGTTTGTGCTCAAAGCGGGCGACAAAAAGATAACAGGTAAAGGGTTGTGGGCTGAAGAGGATTTACCTGAAATGTTTAGTATTAAGATGTTAAAAGGTGATATAAATGCGCTGAAAGACCCTTCATCAGCACTTATTACAGTATCGCTTGCAAAGTCGCTTTTTGGAGAGGCAGACCCTATTAATCAAACTGTACGCATCAACAACAAAACAGAAGTTAAGATAGCAGGCCTTTACGAGGATTTGCCACGTAATACTGCCTTTAGAGAAGTGAGGATACTTTTGCCCTGGAAAAAGTTCGAGGCTACAGAAAACTGGGTTAAAAGCTCGGCAGAACAATGGGGCAATCACTCCTTCGCTTTATTTGCCCAGGTTAATAATGATGCAGACATTGATAAAATAAACGCCAAAATTAAAAATATAGCCAAAGCACATTTTAAAGAAGGGAACGATGAACTGCAATTACATCCTATGCGTAAATGGCATTTATACAGTGAGTTCACAAACGGTAAGGTTACCGGCGGATTAGTTAGGTTTGTTTGGCTGTTTGGTATTATTGGCATATTTGTGCTGCTGCTGGCCTGCATCAATTTTATGAATCTGAACACCGCCCGGTCTGAAAAACGTGCTAAAGAAGTAGGCGTACGTAAAGCCATAGGTTCCATGCGTCAGCAAATCATTTCGCAGTTTTTAAGCGAGTCTATACTAATGTCGTTACTTGCATTTGCATTGTCTATTGCGTTGGTAATGCTGGCCCTGCCGCTGTTCAACAACCTGTCGAGCAAAGAGATGAGCTTACCTTGGCTAAACCCGGTATTCTGGCTGCTGGCACTAACGTTTACACTTATCACAGGTTTGGTGTCGGGCAGCTATCCTGCATTATATTTATCCAGTTTTAACCCCGTAAAAGTGCTTAAAGGAACGTTTAAAGCCGGCCGGTATGCGGCATTACCTCGCAAAGTACTGGTGGTTATTCAGTTTACTGTGTCGGTGATGCTCATTATAGGCACTATTGTAGTATACAGGCAAATACAGCATGCCAAGAACCGTCCGGTAGGCTACAGTCGTGATGGGTTGATTGCCGTTGAGATTAACACGCCTGAGTTAGAGGGGCATTATGATGCTTTGAGAGAGCAATTGCTTGCTACCGGTGCGGTAGAAAACATGGCCGAATCATCGAGCCGCTCCACCGAAGTGAGCAGCAACCAAATCGGCTATGATTGGGAAGGCATGGATCCGGGTTCAAATCCACTACTGGGTACCATTGCCGTTACGCATGATTTTGGGAAAACGATAGGCTGGCAAATAATAAAGGGGCGAGATTTTTCGAGAGCGTATGCAGCCGACTCATCAGGTATTATATTGAACGAGGCGGCCGCCAAAATGATGGGCTTTAAAGAACCCATTGGACAAACAATAAATTACAATGGCAAAGCGCTTACGGTTACCGGTGTAATTAAAAACATGATTATGGAATCGCCATACACGGCGGTACAGCCTACGGTGTTTATGATCAATTATGGGTGGATCTCAACCATTACCATCCGGCTTAAGCCTAACATGCCTGCAAGCGAAGCTCTTGGCAAGGTAGAAGCCGTATTTAAGCGCATTAACCCCGGCAGCCCGTTTGCTTACCAGTTTACTGATGAAACCTATGGGCGCAAATTTACGGCCGAGCAGCGTATTGGTAACCTGGCCACCTTTTTTGCCATACTGGCTATCGTTATATCATCGTTAGGCTTATTTGGCTTGGCATCCTTCGTGGCCGAGCAGCGTACCAAAGAGATTGGCGTACGTAAAGTGCTTGGTGCATCGGTATATAACCTATGGAATATGCTGTCGAAAGAGTTTATCACACTGGTTATCATATCGTGTGCTATTGCTATACCGATAGCTTGGTATTTTCTTAACCAGTGGCTGCAGGTCTATGAGTATCGCACGGTGATATCCTGGTGGGTATTCGCCCTTTCGGCGACTGGCGCTTTAGTCATCACCTTGCTTACGGTAAGCTTTCAGGCCATTAAAGCAGCGCTTGCCAACCCTGTCAAAAGCCTTCGCACGGAATGA
- the rpsJ gene encoding 30S ribosomal protein S10: MSQRIRIKLKSYDYNLVDKSAEKIVKTVKPTGAVVSGPLPLPTEKKIFTVLRSPHVNKKAREQFQLCSYKRLLDIYSSNSKTVDALMKLELPSGVEVEIKV, translated from the coding sequence ATGAGCCAAAGAATCAGAATTAAACTGAAATCTTACGACTACAATCTGGTTGACAAATCAGCTGAGAAGATCGTTAAGACTGTAAAGCCAACCGGCGCTGTAGTAAGCGGACCGCTTCCTTTACCAACTGAAAAGAAAATCTTTACAGTATTGCGTTCACCGCACGTAAACAAAAAAGCACGTGAGCAATTTCAATTATGCAGCTACAAACGCTTATTGGACATTTACAGCTCTAACTCTAAAACTGTTGATGCGTTGATGAAACTTGAACTACCTAGCGGTGTTGAAGTTGAAATCAAAGTGTGA
- the rpsG gene encoding 30S ribosomal protein S7, with the protein MRKSKPKKRILLPDPRFNDVMVTRFVNNMMYDGKKSTAYGIFYNAVDIVEKKTNENGLETWKKALNNVMPAVEVKSRRVGGANFQVPTEVRPERKIALGMKWLISYARRRGEKTMMEKLAGEIISAAKGEGAAVKKKEDTHKMAEANKAFSHFRF; encoded by the coding sequence ATGAGAAAGTCGAAACCAAAAAAGAGAATCCTTCTTCCTGACCCGCGTTTTAATGACGTGATGGTAACCAGGTTCGTAAATAACATGATGTATGACGGTAAAAAATCTACCGCATACGGCATTTTCTATAACGCCGTTGATATTGTTGAGAAAAAAACAAACGAAAACGGTTTAGAAACTTGGAAAAAAGCACTAAACAACGTTATGCCTGCCGTTGAGGTTAAATCTCGTCGTGTGGGTGGTGCTAACTTCCAGGTACCAACCGAAGTTCGTCCGGAGCGTAAAATCGCTTTAGGTATGAAATGGTTAATCAGCTATGCTCGTCGTCGTGGTGAAAAAACCATGATGGAGAAACTGGCCGGTGAAATTATCTCAGCTGCTAAAGGTGAAGGTGCTGCCGTGAAGAAAAAAGAAGATACGCATAAAATGGCTGAAGCCAACAAAGCGTTCTCACACTTCCGTTTCTAA
- the fusA gene encoding elongation factor G, with the protein MSRDLKYTRNIGIAAHIDAGKTTTTERILYYAGVSHKIGEVHEGAATMDWMAQEQERGITITSAATTVNWKYRDQTYHINIIDTPGHVDFTVEVNRSLRVLDGLVFLFSAVDGVEPQSETNWRLANNYNVARIGFVNKMDRSGADFLKVVKQVKTMLGSNAVPLQLPIGAEDSFKGVIDLINFRGIVWNEHDKGMTFTEVPIPADMIDEANEWREKLLESVAEYDESLMEKFFDAPETITEREVLDALRKAVLDAKIVPMVCGSSFKNKGVQTMLDYVMELLPSPMDVEGIIGTNPETGEEILRKPDVKEPFAALAFKIATDPFVGRLCFIRVYSGNLDAGSYVHNMRSDNKERISRIFQMHANKQNPIPNVGAGDIAAVVGFKDIKTGDTLCDEKHPIILESMNFPEPVIGLAIEPKTQADVDKLGMALGKLAEEDPTFRVNSDEETGQTVISGMGELHLDIIMDRLKREFKVEVNQGAPQVAYKESITGTVQHRETYKKQTGGRGKFADIQVVISPNDEGKEGLQFVNEISGGSIPREFIPSVEKGFAAAMANGVLAGYPLTSLKVRLIDGSFHAVDSDALSFEIAARSAYREALPKCKPVLLEPIMKIEILTPEENMGDVIGDMNRRRGQLLGMDSRAGAQVIKATVPLSEMFGYVTQLRTITSGRATSTMEFDHYAEAPRNVQDEVVAKAKGKKGVSA; encoded by the coding sequence ATGTCAAGAGATCTTAAATATACTAGAAACATTGGTATTGCCGCTCACATTGATGCCGGTAAAACCACTACTACCGAGCGTATCCTTTACTATGCTGGTGTAAGCCACAAAATAGGTGAAGTACACGAAGGTGCTGCTACCATGGACTGGATGGCGCAGGAGCAGGAGCGTGGTATTACCATCACTTCGGCTGCTACTACTGTAAACTGGAAATACAGAGACCAAACTTACCACATCAATATTATTGATACCCCGGGCCACGTGGATTTTACCGTTGAGGTAAACCGTTCATTACGTGTACTGGATGGCTTGGTTTTCTTGTTTTCTGCTGTTGACGGTGTTGAGCCTCAATCAGAAACCAACTGGAGACTTGCCAACAATTATAACGTTGCCCGTATAGGTTTCGTAAATAAAATGGACCGTTCAGGTGCAGATTTCTTAAAGGTTGTTAAGCAGGTGAAAACAATGTTGGGCAGTAACGCTGTTCCGTTGCAATTACCTATTGGCGCCGAAGATAGCTTTAAAGGCGTAATTGACCTGATCAACTTCCGTGGTATTGTTTGGAATGAGCATGATAAAGGGATGACCTTTACTGAAGTGCCTATCCCTGCTGATATGATTGATGAGGCTAACGAGTGGAGAGAAAAATTACTGGAATCAGTTGCTGAGTATGACGAAAGCCTGATGGAGAAATTCTTCGACGCACCTGAAACCATTACTGAGCGTGAAGTACTTGATGCTTTACGTAAAGCAGTGTTAGATGCTAAAATAGTTCCTATGGTTTGTGGTTCATCTTTCAAAAACAAAGGTGTACAAACCATGCTCGATTACGTGATGGAATTATTGCCTTCACCGATGGATGTGGAAGGTATTATTGGTACCAACCCAGAAACCGGCGAAGAAATACTACGTAAACCAGATGTTAAAGAACCATTTGCTGCATTAGCGTTTAAAATTGCAACCGATCCTTTCGTAGGCCGTTTGTGCTTTATCCGCGTGTATTCAGGTAATCTGGATGCTGGTTCATATGTGCACAACATGCGTTCAGACAACAAAGAGCGTATCTCTCGTATTTTCCAAATGCACGCTAACAAGCAAAACCCTATCCCTAATGTAGGTGCTGGTGATATTGCTGCGGTAGTAGGCTTTAAAGATATTAAAACAGGTGATACCCTGTGTGATGAGAAGCACCCGATCATTCTGGAGTCGATGAATTTCCCTGAGCCGGTTATTGGTTTAGCTATTGAGCCTAAAACACAGGCCGACGTAGATAAATTGGGTATGGCTTTAGGTAAACTTGCCGAAGAGGATCCAACCTTCCGCGTAAACTCCGATGAAGAAACCGGCCAAACCGTTATTTCGGGTATGGGCGAGTTACACTTAGATATCATCATGGACCGCTTAAAACGTGAGTTTAAAGTTGAGGTTAACCAAGGTGCGCCACAAGTGGCTTACAAAGAGTCTATCACAGGTACTGTTCAACACCGCGAAACCTACAAGAAACAAACCGGTGGTCGTGGTAAATTTGCCGACATTCAGGTTGTCATTTCTCCAAACGATGAAGGTAAAGAGGGCTTACAGTTTGTGAACGAAATTAGCGGTGGTTCTATTCCTCGTGAGTTTATTCCGTCTGTTGAAAAAGGATTTGCTGCTGCCATGGCTAATGGTGTGTTAGCAGGTTATCCTTTAACCAGCTTAAAAGTACGTTTGATCGATGGTTCGTTCCACGCAGTCGATTCGGATGCGTTATCTTTCGAGATCGCAGCTCGTTCGGCTTATCGCGAGGCATTGCCAAAATGTAAACCAGTATTACTGGAGCCTATCATGAAAATCGAGATCTTAACCCCTGAAGAAAACATGGGTGATGTGATCGGTGACATGAACCGTCGTCGTGGTCAGTTGTTAGGTATGGATAGCCGTGCCGGTGCTCAAGTAATTAAAGCTACTGTGCCACTTTCAGAAATGTTTGGTTACGTAACGCAATTACGTACCATCACTTCAGGTCGCGCTACTTCAACTATGGAGTTTGATCACTATGCTGAAGCACCACGTAACGTACAAGACGAAGTGGTTGCCAAAGCAAAAGGTAAAAAAGGCGTTTCAGCTTAA
- the rpsL gene encoding 30S ribosomal protein S12 — MPTIQQLVRKGRVALEDKSKSPALDSCPQRRGVCTRVYTTTPKKPNSAMRKVARVRLTNGKEVNAYIPGEGHNLQEHSIVLIRGGRVKDLPGVRYHIIRGALDTSGVNGRNQRRSKYGTKRPKPGQPAAAGKGAPAKGKKK, encoded by the coding sequence ATGCCTACTATTCAACAATTAGTTAGAAAAGGTAGAGTAGCTCTGGAGGATAAGAGTAAATCCCCAGCGTTGGACAGCTGTCCACAGCGAAGAGGCGTGTGTACCCGTGTATACACCACTACCCCTAAGAAACCAAACTCAGCAATGCGTAAAGTGGCCCGTGTGCGCCTTACTAACGGTAAAGAGGTGAATGCCTACATACCTGGTGAAGGTCACAACTTACAGGAGCACTCTATTGTGTTGATACGTGGCGGCCGTGTTAAAGACTTACCAGGTGTTCGTTACCACATCATTCGTGGTGCATTGGATACTTCAGGTGTAAACGGTCGTAACCAACGTCGTTCTAAATATGGTACTAAACGCCCTAAACCAGGTCAACCGGCGGCAGCAGGCAAAGGTGCACCAGCTAAAGGCAAAAAGAAATAA